The window TCACCGCGTGAGCTCAGGAGCGAGGGGACAAGGGTGTTCTCCTGCCAAGACAGAAAAAGATCGTGAAGTCATATACTTGCAAGAATCCTGGGCTGAAAACTCAGGAAACTCCACAAAAAAGTCCTCCAAAAGGATTGAAGTGGCCGGATTTGTTTCGGGTTTCTCCCGTGGGATTGACCTTCGGTCTCCCCTGCAGTATGCTGCACTATCGCTTGAAGACGACTGAGGCCACCGCGTGCCGCCTTCTGCTGATGGAGGAGCTCGATCGCTTGCACTCGGCGCCAGAGCCTCTCTATGAAAAACACGTTGGGGACAACGGGAACCTTCAAGGTGTGACATTTCGTCGAAGTCCATTGAAAAGCATGCGATAGAAAACGGAGGATATCATGCCGGTAGTTATCGTCGAAATGTGGGAAGGACGCACTGTCGAGCAGAAGAGGGAGCTCGTCGATGGCATAACCTCTGCCTTTGAAGCAATCGGCACTCCCCGGGAAGTGGTTCAAGTCATCGTCAAGGACAATCCCAAACACAACTGGGGTGTCGGGGGAAAGCTCGCCTCCGATGAGTGACCGCCTCCCTTGCCATCCACCCTATCCCCTGTAAGAAAGGAAAAGGTCTGGGGGTAGGATCTATCGGCCTTTCGAATCACCAAGCCCGCCCCGGGCGCGCAAAAGGCCCCGAAAAGGGGCTGGTTTGTTGCATCGGAAGCATCCGGAAAGGTCCGTTCGCCCACCAGGAGAGCTATTGCGTTTCCAGCCCCCCGCACGATCCTAGCCGCCTCTGCCATTGGTTAGACGCAAACCCCACCGGCGTCTCCTCCTGGAAGGCCGGCGTCACGGCGATTGATATTTTTCTTTCATACGGTTAGAATCTTGATCAAACGGTTCTCGCTTTTGCAAAACGACTCTGCCTGAAGAGGGGTGAGAGGAGGTGCCATTCAGAGTCAATGAAAACTTCCAGAAAGGATAGGTTGATCCAGGAGAGAATCCACGATCCCTATTACGAAGGCCGGAAGTACCCCGACGGAGTGGTCTGTCCTGGCTGCAATGCCGTCTATCAGGGGGGACATTGGGTCTGGCCGAAAGGTGAGGAGAGTCGGGACATCCCTACAGGTGACCAGAACATATGCCCGGCCTGCAGGAGAATCCGGGACAACTACCCTGCAGGGCTCCTTGTACTGGGAGGAGAGTACCTGAAGAGGCGCAAAGAAGAAATCCTCAATCTGGTAAATCGCATCGTAAGAGAGGAGGGGGAGAAATCCCCACTGAGAAAGGTAATCAACCGCGAGGAAAAAGAGGGATCCATAACGATCTATCTCACCGACGATCATATGGCGAGACGTCTCGGCGAGGCCATCCACCGGGCCCACAAGGGAGAGCTCGAAATAAAATACGGTGAGGAGACGCGGTTTGTCCGGGTCTACTGGAACCGGGACATATCCTGACGCGGGCAAGACTCTGTACGGGTTTTCTCAGGGCGCAGGCCGCCAGGAGCGAATCCAACAGGTCTATTCAACGCTCGCAGTCGGATGCGAGTCACGCCCACTTGGTACCCCCGAAAAAAACCTCTGCAATCAGCCCCGCAATGGGCGGGAAGAAAAATGTACAGGCCAGGCGGATCAGGGTGAACTTGAAACCCAGTATTCCGAACTCCAGAGGCAGTCGGGAAAAAGCCCACAAGGACCAGCCGGTTACAAAGGCCACCATGGTCCCTATGCCGGCCCCGGAGTGCAGGAGACCTGCAACGATGGGCAGGCTCACATAGGGGCCTCCAGGGGTTAAGGCACCCGCCACGGTCCCGATGATAATCCCCCGCAAGCCGGACTCCGGGCCCACCCATTTCGATACGAGTTCGCCTGGGAGAAGGACCTGAACCATTCCTGCAACGATAAAGGCAAAAACGAGAAGTGGTAAAATATCTACTGTCAAGATCAGGGCGGATCTCACACCCGTGATATGTTGCCCCTCACCCTTGAAGTACCCCACCAGGACCAGCACCACGGCAAGAGCTCCCATCACCACCGTCGGAATCACCATGGAAGACCTCCTCCTACCCTTCACACCGGTTTTCCCCCTCTGATCAGGAGATACTCCAAAGAGAATCCCCTTGGCGCAGACTTTCTTCCCCCTGGTCTTTCCTGAGAATGATTCTCGCGTCGGCCACAACACAGCGCGTGGGAGAGGATATGACAGGGTTGAGATCGATCGACTCGATGGTCTCCTGTAGGTCCATGACCAGACTGGAGAGGTTCTCCAGAAGCCTCGTC of the Deltaproteobacteria bacterium genome contains:
- a CDS encoding 2-hydroxymuconate tautomerase family protein, with product MPVVIVEMWEGRTVEQKRELVDGITSAFEAIGTPREVVQVIVKDNPKHNWGVGGKLASDE
- a CDS encoding ATPase gives rise to the protein MKTSRKDRLIQERIHDPYYEGRKYPDGVVCPGCNAVYQGGHWVWPKGEESRDIPTGDQNICPACRRIRDNYPAGLLVLGGEYLKRRKEEILNLVNRIVREEGEKSPLRKVINREEKEGSITIYLTDDHMARRLGEAIHRAHKGELEIKYGEETRFVRVYWNRDIS
- a CDS encoding permease, with protein sequence MVIPTVVMGALAVVLVLVGYFKGEGQHITGVRSALILTVDILPLLVFAFIVAGMVQVLLPGELVSKWVGPESGLRGIIIGTVAGALTPGGPYVSLPIVAGLLHSGAGIGTMVAFVTGWSLWAFSRLPLEFGILGFKFTLIRLACTFFFPPIAGLIAEVFFGGTKWA